A window of the Streptomyces albireticuli genome harbors these coding sequences:
- a CDS encoding NUDIX hydrolase — MARTEYYDDPTAPEPNSLVVAASAVVTDAAGHVLLQRRRDSGLWALPGGGMEMSDSLPGAAVREVKEETGLDVEITGLVGTYTDPRHVIAYTDGEVRRQFNVCFTARITGGALAVSEESTELRFVTPDELDALPTHHTQRLRLEHYLARREQPYLG; from the coding sequence GTGGCCCGTACCGAGTACTACGACGACCCCACCGCCCCCGAGCCCAACTCCCTGGTCGTCGCCGCCTCGGCCGTCGTCACCGACGCCGCGGGCCACGTCCTGCTCCAGCGCCGCCGTGACAGCGGCCTGTGGGCCCTGCCGGGCGGCGGCATGGAGATGAGTGATTCCCTGCCCGGCGCCGCCGTGCGCGAGGTCAAGGAGGAGACCGGGCTCGACGTGGAGATCACCGGGCTCGTGGGGACGTACACCGATCCGCGACACGTGATCGCCTATACGGACGGCGAGGTGCGCCGGCAGTTCAACGTCTGCTTCACCGCCCGCATCACCGGTGGCGCGCTCGCCGTCTCGGAGGAGTCCACGGAGCTCCGCTTCGTGACGCCGGACGAACTGGACGCGCTCCCCACGCACCACACGCAACGGCTCCGGCTGGAGCATTACCTGGCCCGCCGGGAGCAGCCCTACCTGGGCTGA